Proteins co-encoded in one Meiothermus sp. genomic window:
- a CDS encoding c-type cytochrome, translating into MMKKTFVWAWVGLCAALFLALGQAQLPEGPGKALLEQKCAVCHGLEVVTSQRLNANDWDFIVGQMIGFGAQVNPEERKTLVAYLAENFGPQSSAPAAPQTTSSATSPSQAYAVCQGCHQPNGAGVAGAFPPLAGHVADILNAKGGRAYLPLVVVNGLQGSIRVGATNYNTPMPGFPSLSDAQLADLLNYIATAWGNDRLLKDFKPYTADEVKGLRKQMTPAQVYAERAKLELK; encoded by the coding sequence ATGATGAAAAAAACCTTCGTGTGGGCTTGGGTTGGACTGTGTGCTGCTCTATTCCTGGCGCTAGGGCAGGCACAGCTACCGGAGGGGCCTGGCAAGGCCCTGCTGGAGCAAAAATGCGCCGTCTGCCATGGGCTGGAAGTCGTCACCAGCCAGCGCCTGAACGCCAACGACTGGGACTTTATCGTCGGGCAGATGATCGGTTTTGGGGCCCAGGTGAACCCGGAGGAGCGCAAGACCCTTGTGGCGTATCTGGCCGAGAATTTTGGCCCACAAAGCAGCGCACCCGCCGCCCCCCAGACCACCTCGAGCGCGACCAGCCCCAGCCAGGCCTATGCGGTGTGCCAGGGCTGCCACCAACCCAATGGAGCAGGCGTGGCCGGCGCTTTTCCACCCCTGGCCGGGCACGTCGCCGACATCCTGAATGCCAAAGGTGGGCGGGCCTACCTGCCCCTGGTGGTTGTCAACGGCCTGCAGGGCAGCATCCGTGTAGGCGCCACCAACTACAACACCCCCATGCCGGGATTCCCCAGCCTCAGCGATGCACAGCTCGCCGATCTGCTCAACTACATTGCCACTGCCTGGGGCAACGACCGCCTGCTCAAAGACTTCAAGCCCTACACTGCCGATGAGGTCAAAGGCCTGCGCAAACAAATGACCCCCGCGCAGGTCTACGCCGAGCGGGCCAAGCTCGAGCTCAAGTAA
- a CDS encoding molybdopterin-dependent oxidoreductase, with translation MKEKEKELDLEQLEMDRRTFLKKSAAAGAAVGLMGMGMAQQQPTADTLVAGKDPGLIVRNTNPIELETPVSLLRQHALTPKSIMYIRNNQPVPPGMTPTTAPPQVSDWTVEVTGLVDRPITLRLSQLKALPATELEMVLQCSGNGRSFFSKYARASGAQWERGSMANVRWKGVKLSNLLEAAGIKAEARFLTAEGADQPANPNAADIERSIPLSDILANGMLAYEMNGEPLPTVHGGPLRLIVPGYYGINNIKWVNKLRLEAAPSNNNTMIPRYRVPNNPIPVGSSFQFTLDNSRPNWRQNVKSIIFSPTEGEAVSGLIDVTGVAWNDGSAPITSVEVSTNQGRSWQAATLEKPSSPYGWYRWRIRVLVAAGDSEIWSRATDALGRSQPIDGAIFWNPNGYEWNAVDKVRIRVG, from the coding sequence ATGAAGGAAAAAGAAAAAGAGCTGGATCTAGAGCAACTCGAGATGGATCGTCGCACCTTTCTAAAAAAATCTGCCGCAGCCGGTGCAGCGGTAGGCCTGATGGGCATGGGCATGGCCCAGCAACAACCCACTGCCGATACGCTGGTAGCGGGTAAAGACCCCGGCCTAATCGTACGCAACACCAACCCCATCGAACTCGAGACCCCCGTCAGCCTGCTCCGGCAGCACGCCCTCACCCCCAAGAGCATCATGTACATCCGCAACAACCAGCCGGTGCCACCGGGCATGACCCCCACCACCGCTCCGCCCCAGGTCAGCGACTGGACGGTGGAAGTGACCGGCCTTGTGGATCGCCCCATCACCCTACGGCTTTCCCAGCTCAAAGCGTTGCCGGCCACAGAGCTCGAGATGGTACTGCAGTGCTCGGGCAACGGCCGCAGTTTCTTCTCTAAATATGCCCGAGCCAGCGGCGCCCAGTGGGAGCGCGGCTCTATGGCCAACGTGCGCTGGAAGGGGGTTAAGCTCTCCAACCTGCTCGAGGCTGCAGGCATCAAGGCCGAGGCCCGGTTTCTCACCGCCGAGGGCGCCGACCAGCCCGCCAACCCCAACGCCGCCGATATCGAGCGCAGCATCCCGCTGTCCGACATTCTGGCCAACGGTATGCTGGCCTACGAGATGAACGGCGAGCCGCTGCCCACGGTACACGGTGGGCCTTTGCGCCTGATTGTGCCGGGGTACTACGGCATCAACAACATAAAGTGGGTCAACAAGCTGCGCCTCGAGGCCGCCCCTTCCAACAACAACACCATGATTCCCCGCTACCGCGTGCCCAACAACCCCATCCCAGTGGGCAGCAGCTTCCAGTTCACCCTCGACAACAGCCGGCCCAACTGGCGGCAAAACGTCAAGTCCATTATCTTCAGCCCCACCGAGGGTGAAGCCGTGAGCGGCCTGATTGACGTAACCGGGGTGGCCTGGAACGACGGCTCGGCACCCATCACCAGCGTGGAGGTCTCCACCAACCAGGGCCGGAGCTGGCAGGCTGCCACCCTGGAAAAACCCTCCTCACCCTACGGCTGGTACCGCTGGCGCATCCGGGTACTGGTGGCTGCCGGCGACAGCGAGATCTGGTCGCGCGCCACCGACGCCTTGGGGCGCAGCCAGCCGATTGACGGGGCCATCTTCTGGAACCCCAACGGTTACGAGTGGAACGCCGTAGACAAAGTCAGGATTCGGGTGGGCTAG
- the mutL gene encoding DNA mismatch repair endonuclease MutL yields MIRKLPPELIREIAAGEVISGPADVVRELLENALDAGATRLYIELWGGGLDKILVRDNGLGIPKEELELALEHHTTSKLTDLQNIHTLGFRGEGLWAIRQAAQVRLTSRPPQQLGGATLTAFQDKTELLEHPAPAGTQVEVTALFCHLPARRNALEAPAAEARKVVHLVSRYLLHRPEIALRLVVDGEEKIAHAGGGFAEVVKLLWGSVVANRLLPLEAAEGPFTLRGLLSRPELSRPRRDRLLLALNRRPVEWPEPLLQAVLAAYKELLPAGQFPVGVLNLELPTDHLLINTSPDKSRVRLIRPEAILGFVSQAVQGLLSAHPLARALPEPTPLTGPAPVQRAHFPHLRYLGSFRELYLLAEAGDELYVVDQHAAHERILYEELSRRYLEEPPLELPHPELLSLSLGEEMNLAERLEALEQAGLQIEPFGPGRYRVRTIPAFLAGYPSLVGEVVKGSLGASSFAAAWRTVLARLACLPAIKAGHPLSSASAQALLDALAGCELPWVCPHGRPTVLVLGEGELARRFGRRGVRAVVEPALSRSE; encoded by the coding sequence ATGATTCGCAAACTGCCACCCGAACTCATCCGCGAGATTGCCGCCGGTGAGGTGATCTCGGGCCCCGCCGACGTGGTGCGGGAGCTGCTTGAGAACGCCCTGGACGCGGGCGCCACTCGGCTCTACATCGAGCTGTGGGGCGGGGGGCTGGACAAAATCCTGGTGCGCGACAACGGCCTGGGCATCCCCAAGGAGGAGCTGGAACTGGCCCTCGAGCACCACACCACCAGCAAGCTCACCGACCTGCAAAATATCCACACCCTGGGCTTTCGGGGGGAGGGGCTGTGGGCCATCCGCCAGGCCGCCCAGGTGCGGCTCACCTCGAGGCCCCCCCAGCAGCTCGGCGGGGCCACCCTGACGGCTTTTCAGGACAAAACCGAGCTGCTCGAACACCCTGCCCCCGCCGGAACCCAGGTCGAGGTGACGGCGCTCTTCTGTCACCTGCCCGCCCGCCGCAACGCCCTCGAGGCCCCCGCCGCCGAGGCGCGCAAGGTGGTGCACCTGGTCTCGCGCTACCTGCTGCACCGCCCGGAAATAGCCCTGCGGCTGGTGGTGGACGGCGAGGAAAAAATCGCCCACGCCGGGGGTGGCTTTGCAGAGGTGGTCAAGCTGCTGTGGGGCTCGGTGGTCGCCAACCGGCTGCTGCCGCTCGAGGCCGCCGAGGGGCCTTTTACCCTGCGGGGCCTGCTCTCCAGGCCAGAACTCTCCCGCCCCCGGCGCGACCGGCTGCTGCTGGCGCTCAACCGGCGCCCGGTGGAGTGGCCCGAGCCTTTGCTACAAGCGGTGCTGGCCGCCTACAAGGAACTTCTCCCCGCCGGCCAGTTTCCGGTGGGGGTGCTGAACCTGGAGCTTCCCACCGATCACCTGCTTATCAACACCTCGCCCGACAAGTCCAGGGTCAGGCTCATCCGGCCCGAGGCCATCCTGGGCTTTGTCTCCCAGGCCGTGCAGGGACTGCTCTCGGCCCACCCCCTGGCCCGCGCCCTGCCCGAACCCACCCCCCTCACCGGCCCGGCCCCGGTGCAGCGGGCCCACTTCCCGCACCTGCGCTACCTGGGCAGCTTCCGCGAGCTGTACCTGCTGGCCGAGGCCGGAGACGAGCTGTATGTGGTGGATCAGCACGCCGCTCACGAGCGCATCCTCTACGAGGAGCTGTCGCGCCGCTACCTCGAGGAGCCCCCGCTCGAGCTGCCCCACCCCGAGCTGCTTTCCTTGAGCCTGGGCGAAGAGATGAACCTGGCCGAACGGCTGGAGGCGCTCGAGCAGGCCGGGTTGCAGATCGAACCCTTTGGCCCTGGCAGGTACCGCGTCCGCACCATACCAGCCTTCCTGGCTGGCTACCCCTCGCTGGTGGGCGAGGTAGTGAAGGGCAGCCTGGGGGCCTCGAGCTTCGCTGCTGCCTGGCGCACAGTACTGGCCCGGCTGGCCTGCCTGCCGGCCATCAAGGCCGGACACCCGCTCTCCAGCGCCTCGGCCCAGGCCCTGCTGGACGCGCTGGCCGGCTGCGAACTGCCCTGGGTCTGCCCACACGGGCGGCCCACTGTGCTGGTACTGGGCGAGGGCGAGCTGGCCCGGCGCTTTGGCCGGCGGGGTGTTCGAGCCGTAGTAGAACCCGCTTTATCCCGAAGCGAATAG
- the mutS gene encoding DNA mismatch repair protein MutS yields MGSMTLKGQGPGPLPPLLEQYVELRDAYPDYLLLFQVGDFYEAFGEDAERLSRALNLTLTHKTAKDFTTPMAGIPVRAVDVHLEKLLKLGFRVAVADQVELAEEADKLVRREVTQLLTPGTILRENLLKPEANYLAAISTGDGYGLALLDVSTGEFRGSVLYSKSALYDELFRFRPAEVLLASELYHNPTFLQEFQRRFPVMLSEEGFQDGVGKAALHKQFNPLPAGLEHPALQRSAGAVLAYALRVQENGLPQVRSFVRYDPGAFMQLSEATLRTLEIFEPSFVGDRSEERTLLGVLGLTRTAPGRRLLRAWLRHPLVEEAPLQARLDAVEALVKDGVLRAEVRKVLYRMHDLERLAARLLAGRASPRDLAALQRSLALLPELAGLLAGVGPLLSVSERLPQPVAVAEQIAAALVEDPPLKITDGGLIREGFDPELDELRQRAEEGRAWIARLESEAREKTGIPNLKVGYNAVFGYYLEVTRPHYALVPQDWRALQTLKDRMRFSTPELKEQERRILQAETEAVKREYAVFLELRERVAQAADEVRQAAQVLAELDVYAALAEAAVEYSYSRPRFSRDGTLQIVAGRHPVVERNNPFIPNDLSLSPAARLLILTGPNMAGKSTYLRQTALIALLAQVGSFVPAESATLPLFDRIYTRIGASDDIAGGRSTFMVEMDELAGILQGATPRSLVLLDEIGRGTSTYDGLALAWAACEYLHDQVRAYTLFATHYFELTALPLRMAAARNAHVAAKEEAGGLVFYHQVLPGPASQSYGLEVARLAGLPQAVLQRARSVLESLEASQKGLSKEILEELLQLDLARTSPLEALLFLRRLQDQLRGLAPQEAEAERLSQV; encoded by the coding sequence ATGGGGAGCATGACCCTCAAGGGCCAGGGGCCGGGGCCCCTACCACCTCTGCTCGAGCAGTACGTCGAACTGCGGGACGCTTATCCCGATTACCTGCTGCTATTCCAGGTCGGCGACTTTTACGAGGCCTTCGGCGAGGACGCCGAGCGGCTCTCCAGGGCCCTGAACCTCACCCTCACCCACAAAACCGCCAAGGACTTCACCACCCCCATGGCCGGCATTCCGGTGCGCGCGGTGGACGTGCACCTGGAAAAACTGCTCAAACTGGGCTTCCGGGTGGCGGTGGCCGACCAGGTCGAGCTGGCCGAAGAGGCCGACAAGCTGGTGCGCCGCGAGGTCACGCAACTGCTCACCCCCGGCACCATCCTGCGCGAGAACCTGCTGAAGCCAGAAGCCAACTACCTGGCCGCCATCAGCACCGGCGACGGCTACGGCCTGGCCCTGCTGGACGTCTCCACCGGGGAGTTTCGGGGCAGCGTGCTCTATAGCAAAAGCGCCCTATACGACGAGCTTTTCCGCTTCCGGCCCGCCGAGGTGCTGCTGGCCTCGGAGCTGTACCACAACCCCACCTTTTTGCAGGAGTTCCAGCGGCGCTTTCCGGTGATGCTCTCGGAGGAGGGCTTTCAGGACGGGGTAGGAAAAGCCGCCCTGCACAAGCAGTTCAACCCCCTGCCCGCCGGCCTCGAGCACCCCGCGCTGCAGCGTTCGGCGGGGGCGGTGCTGGCCTACGCCCTGCGGGTGCAGGAAAACGGGCTGCCCCAGGTGCGCAGCTTCGTGCGCTACGACCCCGGCGCCTTCATGCAGCTTAGCGAGGCCACCCTGCGCACCCTGGAGATCTTCGAGCCCAGCTTTGTGGGCGACCGCAGCGAGGAGCGCACCCTCCTGGGGGTGCTGGGCCTGACCCGCACCGCGCCGGGGCGGCGTCTGCTGCGGGCCTGGCTGCGGCATCCGCTGGTGGAGGAAGCCCCCCTGCAAGCCCGGCTGGATGCGGTGGAGGCCCTGGTAAAGGACGGGGTGCTGCGGGCCGAGGTGCGCAAGGTGCTCTACCGAATGCACGACCTCGAGCGCCTGGCCGCCCGCCTGCTGGCCGGACGGGCCAGCCCCCGCGACCTTGCGGCCTTGCAGCGCAGCCTGGCGCTGCTGCCCGAGCTGGCCGGACTGCTGGCCGGGGTAGGGCCGCTCCTGAGCGTATCCGAGCGCCTGCCCCAGCCGGTGGCGGTGGCCGAGCAGATCGCCGCGGCGCTGGTAGAAGATCCACCGCTCAAAATTACCGACGGCGGCCTGATCCGCGAGGGCTTCGACCCCGAGTTGGACGAGCTGCGTCAGCGGGCCGAGGAGGGGCGGGCCTGGATCGCCCGGCTGGAAAGCGAGGCGCGCGAGAAGACCGGCATCCCCAACCTGAAGGTGGGCTACAACGCGGTGTTTGGGTATTACCTCGAGGTCACCCGGCCCCACTACGCCCTGGTGCCCCAGGACTGGCGGGCCCTGCAAACCCTCAAAGACCGCATGCGCTTTAGCACACCCGAACTCAAGGAGCAGGAGCGCAGAATTCTGCAGGCCGAGACCGAGGCCGTCAAGCGCGAGTACGCAGTCTTCCTCGAGCTGCGCGAACGGGTGGCCCAGGCCGCCGACGAGGTGCGCCAGGCTGCCCAGGTGCTGGCCGAGCTGGACGTGTACGCTGCACTGGCTGAGGCCGCGGTGGAGTACAGCTACAGCCGCCCCCGCTTCTCCCGGGATGGAACCCTGCAGATTGTGGCCGGGCGTCACCCGGTGGTGGAACGCAACAACCCCTTCATCCCCAACGATCTTTCGCTGAGCCCGGCGGCCCGGCTGCTGATCCTGACCGGCCCCAACATGGCCGGCAAATCCACCTACCTGCGGCAGACCGCCCTGATCGCCCTGCTGGCCCAGGTGGGCTCCTTCGTACCCGCCGAGTCGGCCACCCTGCCCCTCTTCGACCGCATCTACACCCGGATTGGGGCCTCCGACGATATCGCCGGCGGGCGCAGCACCTTTATGGTGGAGATGGACGAGCTGGCCGGCATCCTGCAGGGGGCCACGCCCAGGAGCCTGGTACTGCTGGACGAGATCGGGCGCGGCACCAGCACCTACGACGGGCTGGCCCTGGCCTGGGCGGCCTGCGAGTACCTGCACGACCAGGTGCGGGCCTACACCCTGTTTGCCACCCACTACTTCGAGCTCACCGCCCTGCCCCTGCGCATGGCCGCGGCCCGCAACGCCCACGTAGCTGCCAAAGAGGAAGCAGGGGGGCTGGTGTTTTATCACCAGGTTCTGCCTGGCCCGGCTAGCCAGAGCTACGGCCTCGAGGTAGCCCGGCTGGCAGGGCTCCCCCAGGCCGTCTTGCAGCGGGCCAGAAGCGTGCTAGAGAGTCTGGAAGCCAGCCAGAAGGGGCTGTCCAAGGAGATTCTGGAAGAGCTTTTGCAGCTCGACCTGGCCCGTACCAGCCCCCTGGAGGCCTTGCTGTTCCTGCGCCGGCTGCAGGACCAGCTCCGGGGCCTGGCCCCCCAGGAGGCCGAAGCGGAACGCCTTTCGCAGGTATGA
- a CDS encoding molybdenum cofactor biosynthesis protein B — MSESTVKHKEIAKTRGPVNLAIVTVSDTRTPETDTNYHYLKPEIEALGHRVVGYRIIKDEPDQVAGALEEMVNSGAQIILFNGGTGIAPRDTTYDVLARKIEKPMPGFGELFRMLSYSEVGAAAMLSRATAGTYRQKVVISTPGSPNAVKVAWEKLIKPELEHLAWEVAR, encoded by the coding sequence ATGTCCGAGAGCACCGTAAAGCACAAGGAGATCGCCAAAACCAGGGGCCCGGTGAACCTCGCCATCGTGACGGTTTCCGATACCCGCACCCCCGAGACCGACACCAACTACCACTACCTTAAGCCCGAAATTGAGGCGCTGGGGCACAGGGTGGTGGGCTACCGCATCATCAAGGACGAGCCCGACCAGGTGGCCGGGGCCCTCGAGGAGATGGTGAACAGCGGAGCACAAATTATTCTGTTCAATGGTGGTACCGGCATCGCCCCGCGCGACACCACCTACGACGTGCTGGCCCGCAAGATTGAAAAACCCATGCCGGGCTTCGGTGAGCTGTTCCGGATGCTCTCCTACAGCGAGGTGGGGGCCGCGGCCATGCTCTCGCGGGCGACCGCCGGCACCTACCGCCAAAAGGTGGTGATCTCCACTCCCGGCTCGCCCAACGCGGTGAAGGTAGCCTGGGAAAAGCTAATCAAGCCCGAGCTCGAGCACCTGGCCTGGGAAGTGGCCCGGTAG
- a CDS encoding deoxynucleoside kinase has product MYIAIAGNIGSGKSTLTGLLAQHYGLLPVYETVDENPYLADFYSDMGRWAFQSQVFFLAKRLKQHLEQINPAQYVVQDRTIYEDAFIFAQNLRVSGHLAERDWQTYLALYEGIAPALRKPDLLIYVRASVETLQAHIARRGRDYEQHIPLEYLASLNRLYEAWIRAYDLSPVLVISSDSVNYADDEETRDLVFRMLEAYGLSKPLV; this is encoded by the coding sequence ATGTATATCGCAATCGCAGGCAACATTGGTTCCGGCAAGTCTACCCTGACCGGGCTACTGGCCCAGCACTACGGGCTCTTGCCGGTCTACGAAACCGTGGACGAGAACCCTTACCTGGCCGACTTTTATTCCGACATGGGACGCTGGGCCTTTCAGTCGCAGGTGTTTTTTCTGGCCAAGCGGCTCAAACAGCACCTCGAGCAGATCAACCCCGCCCAGTACGTGGTGCAGGATCGCACCATCTACGAGGACGCCTTCATCTTTGCCCAGAACCTGCGGGTCTCGGGCCACCTGGCCGAGCGCGACTGGCAGACCTACCTGGCCCTCTATGAGGGCATTGCGCCAGCGTTGCGGAAACCCGATCTGCTCATTTACGTGCGGGCCTCGGTCGAGACCCTCCAGGCCCACATCGCCCGCCGGGGGCGGGACTACGAGCAGCACATTCCCCTGGAGTACCTGGCCTCCCTCAATCGCCTCTATGAAGCCTGGATTAGGGCCTACGACCTGTCGCCGGTGCTGGTAATTTCCAGCGACAGCGTTAACTACGCCGACGACGAAGAAACCCGCGATTTGGTGTTCAGGATGCTCGAGGCCTATGGCTTAAGCAAGCCCTTGGTATGA
- a CDS encoding deoxynucleoside kinase: MYVAIEGVIGVGKTTLARLLAERLGAESLLEVVEENPFLPLFYQDPVRYGFKVQVFFLLSRYKQLLPLAQPSLFTGGVVADYLFDKDAIFAAMNLSGAEWDLYNDLYKSLAPKIPTPDLTLYLRAPLPVILERIQRRGRAFEQQMEPEYLARLHEFYEHHFATYPHPLWILETQEFNFAELEADQDWIVRQVQEKLGLTARSDHQPNPSPIASLKRS; this comes from the coding sequence ATGTATGTCGCGATTGAAGGGGTAATTGGTGTAGGTAAAACCACCCTGGCCCGGCTACTGGCCGAGCGGCTGGGAGCCGAGAGTTTGCTCGAGGTAGTGGAAGAAAATCCTTTTTTGCCACTTTTTTATCAAGACCCCGTCCGCTACGGCTTCAAGGTGCAGGTCTTCTTTTTGCTCTCGAGGTACAAGCAACTGCTGCCCCTGGCCCAACCCAGCCTGTTTACCGGTGGGGTGGTGGCCGACTACCTCTTCGACAAGGACGCCATTTTTGCGGCCATGAACCTCTCCGGGGCCGAGTGGGATCTATACAACGACCTCTACAAAAGTCTGGCGCCCAAAATCCCCACCCCCGATCTGACCCTCTACCTGCGCGCGCCTTTGCCGGTCATCCTGGAGCGCATCCAGCGGAGGGGGCGGGCCTTCGAGCAGCAGATGGAACCGGAGTACCTGGCCCGTCTCCACGAGTTTTACGAGCACCATTTTGCCACCTACCCCCATCCGCTCTGGATTCTCGAGACCCAGGAGTTCAACTTCGCCGAGCTCGAGGCCGACCAGGACTGGATAGTCCGGCAGGTGCAGGAAAAGTTGGGGCTCACTGCTCGCTCTGACCACCAGCCCAACCCCTCGCCCATCGCCAGCCTGAAGCGTTCGTAG
- a CDS encoding S1C family serine protease, whose amino-acid sequence MRMVILLVLLTLSQALAQAPRLTTPEEVARVEVIRRALPAVVKIFGILRDPQTGNEGPTNGSGFFYAPSRIITNYHVVQDLRDISVELFDGRTFPAQVFAVDKGIDIAILTVQGVTAPAQLSFGSSQNLPVGMGLVVIGSPFGQRNLASYGILAGIGPTSAEKNDLDPEIGAEIGDLLFTDARIVQGNSGGPVLDLQGRVVGVANATLGDLSGVGGVGVAIPGDLVRQSVSDLERFGVPQRGNLGATLLDLDELDPILLGRVGLLSTRGAMIEKVQPGSPAARAGLRPAQRDQRGKLVSLGDIILAVGGRTMRNASEVTQTIARYRPGDRVNLTIWRNGQRLDVVVTMIARR is encoded by the coding sequence ATGCGCATGGTCATTTTATTGGTTCTGCTTACCCTATCCCAGGCCCTGGCCCAGGCCCCCCGCCTCACCACCCCCGAGGAGGTGGCCCGGGTAGAAGTCATCCGCCGGGCTTTACCGGCAGTGGTCAAGATTTTTGGCATCCTGCGCGACCCCCAGACTGGCAACGAAGGCCCCACCAACGGCTCCGGCTTTTTTTATGCCCCCAGCCGCATCATCACCAACTACCACGTGGTGCAGGATCTGCGCGACATCAGCGTGGAGTTGTTCGATGGGCGCACCTTTCCGGCCCAGGTGTTTGCAGTGGACAAGGGCATTGACATCGCCATACTGACCGTGCAGGGCGTGACCGCCCCGGCCCAGCTTTCCTTTGGCAGCTCACAGAACCTGCCGGTGGGCATGGGGTTGGTGGTGATTGGAAGCCCCTTTGGGCAGCGCAACCTGGCTTCGTATGGCATTCTGGCCGGCATTGGCCCCACTTCTGCCGAGAAAAACGACCTCGACCCCGAGATTGGCGCAGAAATTGGCGACCTGCTCTTTACCGACGCCCGCATCGTGCAGGGCAACTCCGGGGGCCCGGTGCTCGATTTGCAGGGCCGGGTGGTGGGGGTAGCCAACGCCACCCTGGGCGACCTGAGCGGCGTGGGCGGGGTAGGGGTGGCGATTCCGGGCGACCTGGTGCGGCAGAGCGTGAGCGACCTCGAGCGCTTCGGCGTTCCCCAGCGCGGCAACCTGGGGGCCACCCTGCTCGACCTAGACGAACTCGACCCCATCCTGCTGGGACGGGTGGGCCTGCTCTCCACCCGCGGGGCCATGATCGAAAAGGTGCAACCCGGCTCCCCGGCAGCCCGGGCCGGCCTGCGCCCGGCCCAGCGCGACCAGCGCGGCAAGCTGGTCAGTCTGGGCGATATCATCCTGGCTGTGGGTGGCCGCACCATGCGCAACGCCAGCGAGGTCACCCAGACCATCGCCCGCTACCGCCCCGGCGACCGGGTGAACCTGACCATCTGGCGCAACGGGCAGCGGCTGGACGTGGTTGTGACCATGATTGCCCGGCGCTAG
- a CDS encoding DUF3084 domain-containing protein → MTFWAILILLVLVAGLVAYVGDLVAKRVGKRHWRFLGLRPKTTATLVAVGTGVLIGLGAFGAFFLVVRDARETILQAEAVRQERDRLRTEVGRLESRAASIFSQYEQLKLERDEFEKNNTLLARQLAQNAEFQRQTRQDLENALVEREKLRQEVEKLQADSTAQRKTLDQLRQARTSLLQEKEQLLKEKEQLLASRTELLAQARKAKQQLQAFEAASREARARLSSLQARTKELESRLSQLEADKRSLEGDVAILSGVSTSTPPSDNRLLEALQRSNSELKSKLTEAQRELQQLRERNQTLVASLDKNLRQNLLAEELVLPGNELVALNEITRRVDSRVRLIGLRGAEILENPTLANLKPGIFLARIQSIGADGRARVVVEYRAREQAFSQGDVLASTYLILPASQAELRRRLDILSQNAENRLSEAGWVPEKLAKGGIALEEFVVLASQLSGRRGGARIVVVALDNLYPTDPPRLGLRLLP, encoded by the coding sequence ATGACATTCTGGGCCATCCTCATCCTCCTGGTGCTCGTGGCCGGACTGGTAGCCTACGTGGGCGACCTGGTGGCCAAGCGGGTGGGCAAGCGCCACTGGCGCTTTCTGGGACTGCGCCCCAAGACCACCGCAACCCTGGTGGCCGTGGGCACCGGGGTGCTCATTGGACTGGGGGCTTTTGGGGCTTTCTTTCTGGTGGTGCGGGATGCCCGCGAGACCATCTTGCAGGCCGAGGCGGTACGACAGGAGCGCGACCGACTGCGCACCGAGGTGGGACGACTGGAAAGCCGTGCGGCCAGTATCTTTAGTCAGTACGAGCAGCTCAAGCTCGAGCGCGATGAGTTTGAGAAAAACAATACCCTGCTAGCCCGGCAGCTCGCGCAGAACGCCGAGTTCCAGCGCCAAACCCGCCAGGATCTGGAGAATGCTCTGGTGGAGCGGGAAAAGCTACGCCAGGAAGTAGAAAAACTTCAGGCAGACAGCACCGCTCAGCGCAAAACCCTCGATCAGCTCAGGCAGGCTCGCACCAGTCTGCTGCAGGAAAAAGAGCAGCTCTTGAAGGAAAAGGAGCAATTGCTAGCTAGTCGCACAGAACTCCTGGCCCAGGCCCGTAAAGCCAAGCAGCAGCTACAGGCTTTCGAAGCCGCCAGCCGCGAGGCCAGAGCCCGCCTGAGTAGCCTCCAGGCTCGTACCAAGGAGCTCGAGAGCCGTCTGAGCCAGCTCGAGGCCGACAAGCGCAGTCTCGAGGGGGACGTGGCCATCCTGAGCGGCGTCTCTACTTCGACGCCTCCTAGTGATAACCGTCTGCTCGAGGCGCTGCAGCGCAGCAACAGCGAGCTCAAGAGCAAGCTTACTGAGGCTCAGCGCGAATTGCAGCAATTGCGTGAGCGCAATCAGACGCTGGTCGCCAGTCTGGACAAAAACCTGCGCCAGAATCTCCTGGCAGAGGAGCTGGTCTTACCAGGCAACGAACTGGTGGCCTTGAACGAGATTACTCGACGGGTCGACAGCCGGGTTCGTCTGATCGGGTTGCGGGGTGCAGAGATCCTGGAGAACCCGACTTTGGCAAACCTCAAGCCGGGGATATTTCTGGCCCGCATCCAAAGCATCGGCGCCGATGGGCGGGCGCGGGTGGTGGTCGAGTACCGGGCCCGCGAACAGGCCTTTTCCCAGGGGGATGTGCTGGCCTCCACCTACCTGATCCTGCCGGCCAGCCAGGCCGAGCTGCGCCGGCGTCTTGATATCCTGAGCCAGAACGCCGAAAACCGGCTCAGCGAGGCAGGCTGGGTGCCCGAAAAACTGGCCAAGGGGGGAATCGCCCTCGAGGAATTCGTAGTCCTGGCCTCCCAGCTTTCGGGTAGACGGGGTGGGGCGCGGATTGTAGTGGTAGCACTGGACAACCTCTACCCCACCGATCCACCCCGGCTGGGCCTCAGGCTGCTGCCGTGA